A portion of the Rhodopseudomonas sp. BAL398 genome contains these proteins:
- a CDS encoding benzoate-CoA ligase family protein produces the protein MHGMSGAGSYNAVSWLLDRNVADGRGAKLAFTDTMSELSYGALQTQTRRLANLLRRLGVRREERVAMIMLDTVDFPVVFLGAIRAGIVPVPLNTLLTAEQYAYVLADCRARVLFVSEALLPMVADVIGQMPNLEQIVVVGDDAHGHMKFSDEIARESDAFETVATHAEEPAFWLYSSGSTGMPKGVRHLHASLAATADTYAKQVLGIREDDVGLSAAKLFFAYGLGNALTFPMSVGATTVLNPERPTPATMFALLQRYNPSIFFGVPTLFAAMLNDPACKDASAGTRLRICTSAGEALPESVGLAWKARFGADILDGVGSTELLHIFLSNAPGDIKYGSSGRPVPGYRVRLVDEAGAEVEDGEVGELLVDAPSAGEGYWNQRSKSRQTFEGHWTRTGDKYVRDAEGRYTFCGRADDMFKVSGIWVSPFEVESALITHPAVLEAAVVPDADTDGLLKPRAFVVLREGSATDGLFEALKEHVKNKVGAWKYPRWIEVVEQLPKTATGKIQRFKLREGAGI, from the coding sequence ATGCACGGCATGAGCGGCGCCGGGTCGTATAATGCGGTGAGCTGGCTGCTCGACCGCAACGTCGCCGATGGCCGCGGCGCCAAACTCGCCTTTACCGATACGATGTCCGAGCTGAGCTATGGGGCGTTGCAGACCCAGACTCGTCGGCTCGCCAATCTGCTGCGCCGGCTCGGCGTGCGGCGCGAGGAGCGGGTCGCGATGATCATGCTCGACACCGTCGACTTTCCGGTGGTGTTTTTGGGCGCGATCCGTGCCGGCATCGTGCCGGTGCCGCTGAACACGCTGCTGACCGCCGAGCAATATGCCTATGTGCTGGCCGATTGCCGCGCCCGGGTGCTGTTCGTCTCCGAAGCGCTGCTGCCAATGGTAGCGGATGTGATCGGGCAGATGCCCAATCTCGAACAGATCGTGGTGGTGGGCGACGACGCCCATGGCCACATGAAATTCTCCGATGAGATCGCGCGCGAAAGCGATGCGTTCGAGACCGTCGCGACCCATGCGGAGGAGCCGGCGTTCTGGCTGTATTCCTCGGGCTCGACCGGAATGCCGAAGGGCGTGCGCCATCTGCACGCCTCACTCGCGGCGACCGCCGACACCTATGCCAAGCAGGTGCTGGGGATTCGCGAGGACGATGTCGGGCTGTCGGCGGCGAAATTGTTCTTCGCCTATGGCCTCGGCAATGCGCTGACCTTCCCGATGTCGGTCGGCGCCACCACGGTCCTCAATCCCGAGCGGCCGACGCCGGCGACGATGTTTGCGCTGCTGCAGCGCTATAATCCGAGCATCTTCTTCGGCGTGCCGACTTTGTTCGCCGCGATGCTGAACGATCCCGCGTGCAAGGACGCCAGCGCCGGCACGCGGTTGCGGATCTGCACTTCGGCCGGCGAGGCGCTGCCGGAATCGGTGGGGCTGGCGTGGAAGGCGCGGTTCGGCGCCGACATTCTCGACGGCGTCGGCTCCACCGAGCTGCTGCACATCTTCCTGTCCAACGCGCCTGGCGACATCAAATATGGCAGCTCCGGCCGGCCGGTGCCGGGCTATCGGGTGCGGCTGGTCGACGAGGCCGGCGCCGAGGTCGAGGACGGCGAGGTCGGCGAATTGCTGGTCGACGCGCCATCGGCCGGCGAGGGCTACTGGAATCAGCGCAGCAAGAGCCGGCAGACCTTCGAGGGCCACTGGACCCGGACCGGCGACAAATATGTCCGCGACGCCGAGGGCCGCTACACCTTCTGCGGCCGCGCCGACGACATGTTCAAGGTCTCGGGCATCTGGGTGTCGCCCTTCGAGGTCGAAAGCGCGCTGATCACCCATCCGGCCGTGCTGGAAGCCGCGGTGGTGCCCGATGCAGACACCGACGGGCTGCTGAAACCGCGCGCCTTCGTGGTGCTGCGCGAGGGCAGCGCGACCGACGGGCTGTTCGAGGCGCTGAAGGAGCACGTCAAGAACAAGGTCGGCGCCTGGAAATATCCGCGCTGGATCGAAGTCGTCGAGCAATTGCCCAAAACCGCCACCGGCAAAATCCAGCGCTTCAAGCTGCGCGAGGGGGCGGGGATCTAA
- a CDS encoding helix-turn-helix transcriptional regulator, which translates to MTEPIDPETEFLVQLGQRVRTMRALRGMSRKVLAKVSGISERYIAQLESGKGNVSIVLLRRVSDAMATPLEDLIPSTDPTIDWPVIRDLIRRATPVQIAHAKDVLSGLGRLGAGARREATFFGIALIGLRGAGKSTLGKMLADHIGWRFVELNKEIEQQNGLSVAEIIALYGQEGFRRMEQAALTQLLSRKQLMVLATGGGIVSEPLTFDQVLSSFYSIWVKADPEEHMARVRGQGDLRPMADDRAAMQELRTILQSREPLYARASAVLDTAGLPVDQAAAKLIAMVAPVLCRDACAFGLRDAAV; encoded by the coding sequence ATGACTGAACCAATTGATCCCGAAACCGAATTTCTGGTCCAGCTGGGCCAGCGCGTGCGCACCATGCGGGCGCTGCGCGGGATGTCGCGCAAGGTGCTGGCGAAAGTCTCGGGAATCTCCGAGCGCTACATCGCGCAGCTGGAAAGCGGTAAGGGCAATGTCTCGATCGTGCTGCTGCGCCGGGTCTCGGACGCGATGGCGACGCCGCTGGAGGATCTGATTCCGTCGACCGATCCGACGATCGACTGGCCGGTGATCCGCGACCTGATCCGCCGCGCCACGCCGGTCCAGATCGCCCATGCCAAGGACGTGCTGTCCGGGCTGGGGCGGCTCGGCGCCGGCGCGCGTCGCGAGGCGACGTTCTTCGGCATCGCGCTGATCGGGCTGCGCGGCGCCGGCAAATCCACGCTGGGCAAAATGCTCGCCGACCATATCGGCTGGCGCTTTGTCGAATTGAACAAGGAGATCGAGCAGCAGAACGGGCTGTCGGTCGCCGAGATCATCGCGCTCTACGGCCAGGAGGGCTTCCGGCGCATGGAGCAGGCCGCGCTGACCCAGCTGCTGTCGCGCAAGCAATTGATGGTGCTGGCGACCGGCGGCGGCATCGTCTCCGAGCCGCTGACCTTCGACCAGGTGCTGTCATCGTTCTACAGCATCTGGGTCAAAGCCGATCCGGAGGAGCACATGGCGCGGGTGCGCGGCCAGGGCGATCTGCGCCCGATGGCCGACGACCGCGCCGCGATGCAGGAACTACGCACCATCCTGCAAAGCCGCGAGCCGCTCTACGCCCGCGCCTCCGCGGTGCTCGACACCGCCGGACTCCCGGTCGACCAGGCCGCCGCCAAGCTGATCGCAATGGTGGCCCCAGTGCTATGCCGCGACGCCTGCGCCTTCGGCCTGCGCGACGCGGCGGTGTGA
- a CDS encoding ABC transporter ATP-binding protein: protein MSALLRASGLDAFYGASQILHGVELAVGRGEQVALIGRNGMGKTTLLRALMGLVPDCRGGRVFHGHDIAGAAPEAIARLGVALVPEGRGIFGALNVVENLTMAARPSADGRLTWTLPRIFELFPRLHERRANGGHQLSGGEQQMLTIGRALMTNPDLLLIDEATEGLAPKMAQEIWRTLGVIKREGIATIVVDKDFRSLSAIADRIVMLAKGAVVFDGAPTALAAQPELLERHLGV from the coding sequence ATGAGCGCGTTGTTGCGGGCGAGCGGGCTCGACGCGTTTTATGGCGCGAGCCAGATCCTGCACGGCGTCGAGCTCGCGGTCGGGCGCGGCGAACAGGTCGCGCTGATCGGCCGCAACGGCATGGGCAAGACCACGCTGTTGCGCGCGCTGATGGGGCTGGTGCCGGATTGTCGCGGCGGGCGGGTGTTCCACGGCCACGATATCGCAGGCGCTGCGCCCGAGGCGATCGCGCGGCTCGGCGTCGCTCTGGTGCCGGAGGGGCGCGGCATTTTCGGCGCGCTGAACGTGGTCGAGAATCTCACAATGGCGGCGCGGCCAAGCGCCGACGGCCGTCTGACCTGGACGCTGCCGCGGATCTTCGAACTGTTTCCGCGCCTGCATGAGCGCCGCGCCAATGGCGGGCATCAATTGTCCGGCGGTGAGCAGCAGATGCTGACGATCGGCCGCGCGCTGATGACCAATCCGGATCTGCTGCTGATCGACGAGGCCACCGAGGGCCTGGCGCCGAAAATGGCGCAGGAAATCTGGCGCACCCTCGGGGTGATCAAGCGCGAAGGCATCGCCACCATCGTGGTCGACAAGGATTTCCGCAGCCTGTCGGCGATCGCCGACCGCATCGTGATGCTGGCCAAGGGCGCGGTGGTGTTCGACGGCGCACCCACGGCGCTCGCCGCGCAGCCGGAGCTGCTGGAGCGGCATCTCGGGGTGTGA
- a CDS encoding ABC transporter ATP-binding protein produces the protein MAEIALRAKGLRKQFGGVRAVSDASIDVHADEVHAVIGPNGAGKSTLINLLSGELIVNAGSIMLGDTDITRLAPDQRARAGLGRAYQKTTIFPRFTVHENVRLAAQARSRAPLKMFGGVAGHDDINRRAGAAIASVGLVGRDQVIADLLSHGEQRQLEIAMVLATDPKIILLDEPLAGMGQAEARAIIALIAALKVGRAVLIVEHDMDAVFELADRLTVMHDGRVIASGAPAEVRLHPLVREAYLGNHGDAA, from the coding sequence ATGGCTGAGATAGCGCTGCGCGCCAAGGGTCTGCGCAAGCAATTCGGCGGCGTCCGCGCGGTGTCGGATGCGTCGATCGATGTCCATGCCGATGAGGTTCACGCCGTGATCGGCCCTAATGGTGCCGGCAAATCGACGCTGATCAATCTGCTGTCCGGTGAATTGATCGTCAATGCCGGTAGCATCATGCTGGGCGACACCGACATCACCCGGCTGGCGCCGGACCAGCGCGCTCGCGCTGGGCTGGGCCGTGCCTATCAGAAGACCACGATCTTCCCGCGCTTCACCGTGCATGAAAATGTCCGCCTCGCCGCGCAGGCGCGCTCCCGCGCGCCGCTCAAGATGTTCGGCGGCGTGGCCGGCCATGATGATATCAACCGACGCGCCGGCGCGGCGATTGCCAGCGTCGGACTGGTCGGCCGCGACCAGGTCATCGCCGATCTGCTCAGCCATGGCGAGCAGCGCCAGCTCGAGATCGCGATGGTGCTGGCGACCGATCCGAAAATCATCCTGCTCGACGAGCCGCTGGCCGGCATGGGCCAGGCCGAGGCCCGCGCCATCATCGCGCTGATCGCGGCGCTGAAAGTCGGGCGCGCGGTGCTGATCGTCGAGCACGACATGGACGCGGTGTTCGAACTAGCCGATCGGCTGACGGTGATGCATGACGGCCGCGTCATCGCCAGCGGAGCGCCGGCCGAGGTGCGGCTGCATCCTCTGGTGCGCGAGGCTTATCTCGGCAATCACGGAGACGCCGCATGA